A stretch of the Amycolatopsis sp. BJA-103 genome encodes the following:
- a CDS encoding aminodeoxychorismate/anthranilate synthase component II, with product MRVLVVDNYDSFVYNLVQYLAQLGADCTVWRNDVVEIDKLGEFDAVLVSPGPGTPERAGQSMDVIRKCADERIPMLGVCLGHQALGVVFGATVDRAPELLHGKTSQVHHSGDGVLAGLPGEFTATRYHSLTVLPETIDSAVFEITGRTESGVVMGMRHRELPLEGVQFHPESVLTQGGHRMLANWMASAGHPVSDATVEELEQATRALQKAAAA from the coding sequence TCGTCGTCGACAACTACGACAGTTTTGTCTACAACCTGGTCCAGTACCTGGCCCAGCTCGGCGCCGACTGCACCGTCTGGCGTAACGACGTCGTGGAGATCGACAAGCTCGGCGAGTTCGACGCGGTCCTCGTCTCTCCCGGTCCCGGAACCCCGGAACGTGCTGGTCAGAGCATGGACGTCATCCGCAAATGCGCCGACGAGCGCATCCCGATGCTCGGCGTCTGCCTCGGCCACCAGGCCTTGGGTGTCGTCTTCGGCGCCACCGTCGATCGCGCCCCCGAACTGCTGCACGGAAAGACGAGTCAAGTCCACCATTCGGGCGACGGAGTGCTCGCCGGACTGCCCGGTGAATTCACCGCCACGCGGTACCACTCGCTGACCGTTTTGCCCGAAACGATCGACAGTGCCGTGTTCGAGATCACAGGCCGCACCGAGTCCGGTGTCGTGATGGGCATGCGGCACCGCGAGCTGCCGCTCGAAGGCGTCCAGTTCCACCCCGAGTCCGTGCTCACGCAGGGCGGGCACCGGATGCTGGCGAACTGGATGGCGTCCGCCGGGCACCCGGTCTCCGACGCCACGGTCGAAGAACTCGAACAGGCGACTCGCGCGCTGCAGAAGGCCGCTGCTGCGTGA
- a CDS encoding ABC transporter ATP-binding protein: MTSLIRLEGVGKRYGRGEPVLVDVDLDVPAGRVIGILGSNGSGKSTLLRILAALSRETSGTVVGSPRVGYLPDRFPAGQRMSARAYLRHMARIDGLVDLSAIDPLLDRLALVGGPDAPLRTLSKGNAQKVGLAQAVLVRPELLILDEPWSGLDVEAHTVLGEIVAETRERGASVVFTDHRAAAVHAHADDVHRMDAGLLTRVESAAKAENATRIVLHGPGGDWSSEPGVSQAVTEGERVVLTVEAGHTDAVLLRALNRGFSVREVAPCSP; the protein is encoded by the coding sequence GTGACCTCGCTGATCCGGCTCGAAGGAGTCGGTAAGCGTTACGGCCGCGGCGAACCCGTACTCGTCGACGTCGACCTCGACGTCCCGGCAGGCCGCGTCATCGGCATCCTCGGCTCGAACGGCTCGGGGAAGTCGACGCTGCTCAGGATCCTCGCGGCACTTTCCCGTGAAACCTCGGGAACCGTCGTCGGCAGCCCCCGTGTCGGCTACCTGCCGGACCGTTTCCCGGCGGGGCAGCGGATGAGTGCCAGGGCCTATCTGCGGCACATGGCCCGCATCGACGGCCTTGTCGACTTGTCGGCCATCGACCCTTTGCTGGACAGGCTCGCGCTGGTCGGCGGGCCGGACGCGCCCTTGCGGACCCTGTCGAAGGGCAACGCCCAAAAGGTCGGCCTCGCCCAAGCCGTCCTCGTCCGGCCGGAGCTGCTGATCCTCGACGAGCCCTGGTCCGGCCTCGACGTCGAAGCCCACACGGTGCTCGGCGAAATTGTCGCCGAGACCAGGGAACGCGGCGCGAGCGTGGTCTTCACCGACCACCGGGCCGCCGCCGTGCACGCCCACGCCGACGACGTCCACCGGATGGACGCCGGCCTCCTGACCCGCGTCGAATCCGCGGCGAAGGCCGAAAACGCGACCAGGATCGTCCTCCACGGACCCGGCGGCGACTGGTCGTCGGAACCCGGCGTCAGCCAGGCCGTGACCGAGGGCGAAAGAGTCGTTCTGACGGTCGAAGCCGGGCACACGGACGCCGTCCTGCTGCGCGCGCTCAACCGCGGCTTTTCGGTCCGGGAGGTGGCGCCGTGCTCGCCATGA
- a CDS encoding type II toxin-antitoxin system VapC family toxin, whose translation MTEAVLLDTSAVIALPRPDELALDAPAAISSITLAELAAGVHGAARPRDRASRLVRLQRVEARMICLPFTPEAARMYGQLYAMVLDGGRQPRGRRMDLLIASVAAIHRIPLVTRNGPDFTDLAPLVKVIALPAQSATD comes from the coding sequence GTGACAGAAGCGGTTCTGCTCGACACTTCGGCTGTCATCGCCCTGCCTCGTCCCGATGAACTCGCGCTCGACGCTCCCGCGGCCATCAGCTCGATCACCTTGGCGGAGCTGGCCGCCGGGGTGCACGGCGCGGCCCGGCCCCGCGACAGGGCCTCTCGTCTGGTCCGTCTCCAACGAGTGGAAGCACGGATGATCTGCCTCCCGTTCACGCCGGAGGCCGCTCGCATGTACGGCCAGCTTTACGCCATGGTGCTCGACGGCGGCAGACAGCCGCGCGGACGGCGGATGGATCTCCTCATCGCGTCGGTCGCAGCGATCCATCGAATTCCTCTGGTCACCCGAAACGGCCCCGATTTCACCGACCTGGCGCCGTTGGTCAAGGTGATCGCCCTCCCCGCGCAGTCGGCCACGGACTGA
- a CDS encoding type II toxin-antitoxin system Phd/YefM family antitoxin, producing the protein MVRQITQRELRNDTPNIMRAIEEGDSFVLTRNGTPVADIVPHSQKPTFVPFGELIELLGDLPPEDPEQFFADVDRAADPDPHRGPGESEQ; encoded by the coding sequence ATGGTCCGGCAGATCACTCAACGCGAACTGCGCAACGACACGCCGAACATCATGCGTGCCATCGAAGAAGGGGACAGCTTTGTTCTCACGCGCAACGGCACGCCAGTCGCGGATATCGTGCCGCACAGTCAGAAACCGACCTTTGTTCCGTTCGGCGAACTGATCGAGCTTCTCGGCGATCTTCCACCGGAGGATCCTGAACAGTTCTTCGCGGACGTCGATCGCGCGGCGGATCCTGACCCGCACCGCGGCCCGGGAGAGTCGGAGCAGTGA
- the pknB gene encoding Stk1 family PASTA domain-containing Ser/Thr kinase — MSTPRLLSNRYELGDTLGYGGMSEVHHGHDVRLGREVAIKILRADLARDPQFQERFRREAQNAAALNHPAIVAVYDTGETNTEFGTLPYIVMEFVEGRTLRDIVKTEGPMSQKRAMEVMADVCAALDFSHRHGIVHRDVKPANVMITKNGAVKVMDFGIARAMHDGQSAMTQTAAVIGTAQYLSPEQARGESVDARSDVYAAGCVLYELITGEPPFTGDSPVAVAYQHVREDPNPPSSVNPAVAPELDAVVLKALAKGPANRYQSSAEMRSDLVRTLSGQRPAAPMVMSEDERTQVMDSDRRAPQRYDQYEEEDEDPAAKKKRRAWLIAGLVVSLAAVVLLIMWLSNAFNSTGAESKAIPSVLGQSEATAKSTLRDAGFTSQDSKKVPCTGQAANGLPACDENDIDKVIAINPAQGQMTLTTEKITLTIGAKPGKVKTPDLKGKSQSEAETALTSAGLLLGVTTEQETDEPNNAGKVLSQNPGAQADVDQGSKVDITVGKSKELKTVPNFKGKTKSEADAGLRQAGFTPSFKTANSSEPKDTVIEQTPNGGKLAVGGVVTVTVSDGSQETFDMPNLKGMTEEQATRQLQQLGWSGQINTQADKNGDRDDAGKVSKTNPQAGAKVAKNAPITLFIVEGDETPTTSSKSNGFPIPGSGG, encoded by the coding sequence ATGAGCACACCAAGACTGCTCAGCAACCGCTACGAGCTGGGAGACACGCTCGGCTACGGAGGCATGTCCGAGGTCCATCACGGCCACGACGTGCGCCTGGGCCGGGAGGTGGCGATCAAGATCCTGCGCGCCGACCTGGCGCGGGATCCCCAGTTCCAAGAACGTTTCCGTCGTGAGGCACAGAACGCGGCGGCACTGAACCACCCGGCGATCGTCGCCGTCTACGACACCGGCGAGACGAACACCGAGTTCGGCACGCTGCCCTACATCGTCATGGAGTTCGTCGAGGGACGGACTCTGCGGGACATCGTCAAGACCGAAGGCCCGATGTCGCAGAAGCGGGCGATGGAGGTCATGGCCGACGTCTGCGCGGCGCTGGACTTCTCACACCGGCACGGCATCGTGCACCGCGACGTCAAACCGGCGAACGTGATGATCACGAAGAACGGCGCCGTCAAGGTGATGGACTTCGGCATCGCGCGCGCCATGCACGACGGGCAGTCCGCGATGACGCAGACCGCCGCGGTGATCGGCACGGCGCAGTACCTCTCGCCGGAGCAGGCCCGCGGTGAGTCCGTCGACGCGCGTTCCGACGTCTACGCCGCGGGCTGCGTGCTGTACGAACTCATCACCGGCGAGCCGCCCTTCACCGGCGACTCCCCCGTGGCGGTGGCGTACCAGCACGTCCGGGAAGACCCGAACCCGCCGTCGTCGGTGAACCCGGCCGTGGCGCCGGAACTCGACGCCGTCGTGCTCAAGGCGCTCGCGAAGGGCCCGGCGAACCGCTACCAGTCGTCGGCGGAGATGCGTTCGGACCTGGTCCGCACGCTGTCCGGCCAGCGGCCCGCCGCGCCGATGGTGATGTCGGAGGACGAGCGCACCCAGGTCATGGACTCCGACCGCCGGGCGCCGCAGCGCTACGACCAGTACGAGGAAGAAGACGAAGACCCGGCCGCGAAGAAGAAGCGCCGCGCCTGGTTGATCGCCGGCCTCGTCGTCTCGCTGGCGGCGGTGGTGCTGCTGATCATGTGGCTGTCCAACGCCTTCAACAGCACCGGCGCGGAGAGCAAGGCGATCCCGAGTGTGCTCGGCCAGTCCGAAGCGACGGCGAAGAGCACACTGCGTGATGCGGGCTTCACCTCGCAGGACAGCAAGAAGGTCCCCTGCACCGGCCAAGCGGCCAACGGCCTGCCCGCCTGCGATGAGAACGACATCGACAAGGTCATCGCGATCAACCCCGCCCAAGGTCAGATGACGCTGACCACGGAAAAGATCACGCTGACCATCGGCGCGAAGCCGGGCAAGGTCAAGACCCCGGACCTCAAGGGCAAGTCCCAGAGCGAGGCCGAGACTGCGCTGACCAGTGCGGGTCTGCTGCTCGGGGTGACCACCGAGCAGGAGACCGACGAGCCGAACAACGCGGGCAAGGTCCTTTCGCAGAACCCCGGCGCGCAGGCCGATGTCGACCAGGGCTCCAAGGTCGACATCACGGTCGGGAAGTCCAAGGAACTGAAGACGGTCCCGAACTTCAAGGGCAAGACGAAGTCCGAGGCCGACGCCGGGCTGAGGCAGGCCGGGTTCACGCCGAGTTTCAAGACCGCCAACTCCAGCGAGCCCAAGGACACCGTCATCGAGCAGACCCCGAACGGCGGAAAGCTCGCCGTCGGCGGTGTGGTCACGGTGACCGTGTCGGACGGCAGCCAGGAGACCTTCGACATGCCGAACCTGAAGGGCATGACGGAGGAGCAGGCCACCCGCCAGTTGCAGCAGCTGGGCTGGAGCGGCCAGATCAACACGCAGGCCGACAAGAACGGCGACCGGGACGACGCGGGCAAGGTCAGCAAGACCAACCCGCAGGCCGGTGCGAAGGTCGCGAAGAACGCGCCGATCACGCTGTTCATCGTCGAAGGCGACGAGACGCCGACAACGTCGAGTAAGTCGAACGGCTTCCCCATCCCGGGTAGCGGCGGATAG
- a CDS encoding protein kinase domain-containing protein — MLSSGQLLADRYKLTNRIAVGGMGEVWQASDTRLDRTVAVKILKAELSGDAEFLHRFRTEARMTASLNHPGIAAVHDYGETVADELSIAYLVMELVEGDPLAAIITREGRLNAERTLDILEQAGNALQAAHETGLVHRDVKPGNIMVTPAGQVKITDFGVAKAADAAPVTRSGMVMGTAHYIAPEQALGHNAEPASDVYSLAVCGYECLTGHRPFLSENAVTVAMMHIRDLPPPLPPDVPPGTRAVIEATLIKDPRQRYNSGGEFAAAVAAVRAGLPLPTPSGLVNVAYAAGQPPLMPQQGPPGPHSPPNPMVAVGPASHPAMHPVTGPPPMAVRRLPGKRPQWGWWVLLAVILIAVLVAGAFLIVRLVGSGNGPQSGGVDTSEQAPAPGKKSVGPSPTSAYPAGPAEGSTEESAGQANPGMMSSKPWTEWNGTQR; from the coding sequence ATGCTGTCCTCGGGTCAGCTGCTGGCCGACCGGTACAAGCTGACGAACCGGATCGCCGTCGGCGGGATGGGCGAGGTCTGGCAGGCCAGCGACACGCGGCTGGACCGGACGGTCGCGGTCAAGATCCTCAAGGCGGAGCTGTCCGGCGACGCCGAGTTCCTGCACCGCTTCCGGACCGAGGCCCGGATGACGGCGTCGCTGAACCACCCCGGCATCGCCGCGGTGCACGACTACGGCGAGACCGTCGCGGACGAGCTGTCGATCGCGTACCTGGTGATGGAGCTGGTCGAAGGCGATCCGCTGGCCGCGATCATCACCCGCGAAGGACGGCTGAACGCCGAGCGCACCCTGGACATCCTCGAACAGGCCGGGAACGCGTTGCAGGCCGCGCACGAAACCGGTCTGGTGCACCGCGACGTCAAACCGGGCAACATCATGGTCACCCCGGCCGGGCAGGTGAAGATCACCGACTTCGGTGTCGCGAAGGCCGCCGACGCCGCCCCGGTGACCAGGTCCGGCATGGTCATGGGCACCGCCCACTACATCGCCCCCGAGCAGGCGCTCGGGCACAACGCCGAACCGGCGAGCGACGTCTACTCGCTGGCCGTCTGCGGCTACGAATGCCTGACCGGGCACCGGCCGTTCCTCTCGGAGAACGCGGTGACGGTCGCGATGATGCACATCCGCGACCTCCCGCCGCCGCTGCCGCCGGACGTGCCACCGGGCACCCGCGCGGTCATCGAAGCGACCCTGATCAAGGATCCGAGACAGCGGTACAACAGCGGTGGCGAGTTCGCGGCCGCGGTGGCCGCGGTCCGCGCCGGCCTGCCGCTGCCGACGCCGTCGGGCTTGGTCAACGTGGCCTACGCCGCGGGCCAGCCGCCCTTGATGCCGCAGCAGGGACCGCCCGGTCCGCACTCGCCGCCGAACCCGATGGTGGCGGTCGGACCGGCGTCGCATCCGGCGATGCACCCGGTCACCGGCCCGCCCCCGATGGCGGTCCGCCGTCTGCCCGGCAAGCGGCCACAATGGGGCTGGTGGGTGCTGCTCGCGGTGATCCTGATCGCAGTACTGGTGGCAGGAGCCTTCCTCATCGTGAGACTGGTCGGTTCGGGCAACGGACCGCAGTCGGGCGGCGTGGACACGAGTGAACAGGCACCGGCTCCGGGTAAGAAGTCTGTAGGTCCTTCACCGACATCCGCGTATCCCGCGGGGCCGGCGGAGGGCAGCACCGAGGAGTCGGCCGGGCAGGCCAATCCAGGAATGATGAGCAGCAAACCTTGGACGGAATGGAACGGCACGCAGAGATGA
- a CDS encoding peptidoglycan D,D-transpeptidase FtsI family protein, whose product MNTPLRKVGVAMLVMVVLLLANATYIQVVKADDYRTDSRNLRVLYEEYSRQRGLIVTPDGSALAKVDPSNDKYKFIRAYADGPMYAPVTGYYSINYGSGGLERSEDDVLNGSDPRLFVRRLSDMVTGRDPRGGNVKLTINPAVQKAAYDLMTQKGYTGSVVALEPKTGRILAMVSTPSYDPNKLASHVGKEQIAAWGEWRDDPKKPMLNRAISETYPPGSTAKLMVTAAALENGKTADTPVNTAPNVKLPGTQTTLENYGGAPCKGSTLKEALRYSCNVPFAELAGELGKEKLNATAKNFGVGEDLTVPMRVAGSTLGPLDSKAALFQSAIGQRDVRLTPIQDALLSATIANNGMAMKPQLVQSLLAPNLSTIEDYTPTELTGDAAMSSANAAILRDMMLASEENTKGAGKRGDIQIASKTGTAEHGNDPKATPPHAWYTGFAPAMDPKIAVSVIVESGGNRGLEATGGTVAAEIGRAAVNAMLGGG is encoded by the coding sequence GTGAACACCCCGCTCCGCAAGGTCGGCGTCGCCATGCTCGTCATGGTGGTGCTCCTGCTGGCCAACGCCACCTACATCCAGGTGGTCAAGGCCGACGACTACCGCACGGACTCGCGCAACCTGCGCGTGCTCTACGAGGAGTACTCCCGCCAGCGCGGCCTGATCGTCACCCCCGACGGTTCCGCGCTCGCGAAGGTCGACCCGTCGAACGACAAGTACAAGTTCATCCGGGCCTACGCCGACGGCCCGATGTACGCGCCGGTCACCGGCTACTACTCGATCAACTACGGCTCGGGCGGACTGGAGCGGTCCGAAGACGACGTCCTCAACGGTTCCGACCCGCGGCTGTTCGTCCGGCGCCTGTCGGACATGGTCACCGGCCGCGACCCGCGCGGCGGGAACGTGAAGCTGACGATCAACCCCGCCGTGCAGAAGGCCGCGTACGACCTGATGACGCAGAAGGGCTACACCGGCTCGGTGGTCGCGCTGGAGCCCAAGACCGGGCGCATCCTGGCCATGGTCTCGACGCCGTCGTACGACCCGAACAAGCTCGCCTCGCACGTCGGCAAGGAGCAGATCGCGGCGTGGGGCGAGTGGCGCGACGATCCGAAGAAGCCGATGCTCAACCGCGCGATCTCGGAGACCTACCCGCCGGGTTCGACGGCCAAGCTGATGGTGACCGCGGCCGCGCTCGAAAACGGCAAGACGGCGGACACACCGGTCAACACCGCGCCCAACGTCAAGCTCCCCGGCACGCAGACGACGCTGGAGAACTACGGCGGTGCGCCCTGCAAAGGCAGCACGCTGAAGGAAGCGCTGCGGTACTCGTGCAACGTGCCCTTCGCCGAACTCGCGGGCGAACTCGGCAAGGAGAAGCTGAACGCGACGGCGAAGAACTTCGGTGTGGGCGAGGACCTGACCGTGCCGATGCGGGTCGCCGGTTCCACCCTCGGCCCGCTCGACTCGAAGGCCGCTCTGTTCCAGAGCGCCATCGGGCAGCGCGACGTGCGCCTGACGCCGATCCAGGACGCGCTGCTTTCGGCGACCATCGCGAACAACGGGATGGCGATGAAGCCGCAGCTCGTGCAGTCGCTGCTGGCGCCGAACCTGTCGACCATCGAGGACTACACGCCGACCGAACTGACCGGCGACGCCGCGATGTCCAGCGCGAACGCCGCGATCCTGCGCGACATGATGCTGGCGTCGGAGGAGAACACGAAGGGCGCCGGCAAACGCGGCGACATCCAGATCGCCTCCAAGACCGGCACCGCCGAACACGGCAACGACCCGAAGGCCACCCCGCCGCACGCCTGGTACACCGGGTTCGCGCCGGCGATGGACCCGAAGATCGCCGTCTCGGTGATCGTCGAGTCCGGCGGTAACCGCGGGCTCGAAGCGACCGGTGGCACCGTGGCCGCGGAGATCGGCCGCGCCGCCGTCAACGCGATGCTCGGGGGTGGATAG
- a CDS encoding FtsW/RodA/SpoVE family cell cycle protein: MSTPLADPASAQFATNPPRELPTRRGTELVLLAFATFIVTIALVLVEANQEQELTSSIIWLGLSYLAVLTAAHLAVRRWAPYADPVILPCVALLNGLGLVMIHRIDLALAERAIQQGKEYTPDVSKQVLFTAISLVLFVVVLVVISDHRTLTRYGYICGLVGIVALALPAVLPSTLSEVNGAKVWIKLPFFSIQPGEFAKILLMIFFASFLVTKRDLFMVAGKKIVGVELPRARDLGPILIAAAACLGVLVFEKDLGTSLLFFGVTLVMLYVATERVIWVVLGVGFFAVGAIIAYNLFTHVQQRVRNWIDPLATYDDAGGGYQVAQGLFGLGTGGVGGTGLGAGRPDMVPEAKTDFITTAIGEELGFIGLAAMLMLYLILAMRGMRSALAVRDTFGKLLGGGLSFALVMQIFVVVGGVTNLIPNTGITAPFLSRGGSSLLANYILVALLLRISDAARKPAARPKPQQPQAPLAEAHTVMVQRPPANGEGSAS; encoded by the coding sequence ATGAGCACGCCGCTCGCCGATCCGGCTTCGGCCCAGTTCGCCACGAACCCTCCGCGCGAGCTGCCCACCCGGCGCGGGACCGAGCTCGTTCTCCTGGCTTTCGCGACGTTCATCGTCACCATCGCGCTCGTGCTGGTGGAAGCGAACCAGGAGCAGGAGCTCACCAGCTCGATCATCTGGCTGGGGCTGTCCTACCTCGCGGTGCTGACGGCGGCGCATCTGGCGGTCCGCCGCTGGGCGCCGTACGCGGACCCGGTGATCCTGCCGTGCGTCGCGCTGCTGAACGGGCTCGGCCTGGTGATGATCCACCGGATCGACCTGGCATTGGCGGAACGCGCCATCCAGCAGGGCAAGGAATACACCCCGGACGTCTCCAAGCAGGTGTTGTTCACCGCGATCTCGCTGGTGCTGTTCGTGGTGGTGCTGGTGGTGATCAGCGACCACCGCACGCTGACCCGCTACGGCTACATCTGCGGTCTGGTCGGCATCGTGGCGCTCGCGCTGCCCGCGGTGCTGCCGTCGACCCTTTCCGAGGTCAACGGCGCGAAGGTCTGGATCAAGCTTCCGTTCTTCTCGATCCAGCCCGGCGAGTTCGCGAAGATCCTGTTGATGATCTTCTTCGCCTCGTTCCTGGTGACGAAACGGGACCTGTTCATGGTCGCGGGCAAGAAGATCGTCGGCGTCGAACTGCCGCGCGCCCGTGACCTCGGCCCGATCCTGATCGCGGCGGCCGCCTGCCTCGGCGTGCTGGTGTTCGAGAAGGACCTCGGGACGTCGCTGCTGTTCTTCGGCGTCACGCTGGTGATGTTGTACGTCGCGACCGAACGGGTCATCTGGGTGGTGCTGGGCGTCGGCTTCTTCGCCGTCGGCGCGATCATCGCCTACAACCTGTTCACGCACGTCCAGCAGCGGGTGCGGAACTGGATCGACCCGCTCGCCACCTACGACGACGCGGGTGGCGGCTACCAGGTCGCGCAGGGCCTGTTCGGACTCGGGACAGGCGGTGTCGGCGGGACCGGCCTCGGCGCCGGACGGCCGGACATGGTCCCCGAGGCCAAAACGGACTTCATCACCACCGCGATCGGCGAGGAACTCGGTTTCATCGGCCTCGCCGCGATGCTGATGCTGTACCTGATCCTGGCGATGCGCGGGATGCGCAGCGCCCTCGCGGTCCGCGACACCTTCGGAAAACTCCTCGGCGGCGGCCTGTCGTTCGCCCTGGTCATGCAGATCTTCGTGGTCGTCGGCGGCGTCACGAACCTGATCCCGAACACCGGGATCACCGCCCCGTTCCTCTCCCGCGGTGGTTCTTCACTGCTCGCGAACTACATCCTGGTGGCCCTCCTGCTCCGAATCTCCGACGCCGCCCGCAAACCCGCCGCGCGGCCGAAGCCGCAACAGCCGCAAGCGCCGCTCGCGGAAGCGCACACGGTGATGGTCCAGCGGCCGCCCGCGAACGGTGAGGGGAGCGCTTCGTGA
- a CDS encoding PP2C family protein-serine/threonine phosphatase — protein MTLVLRYAARSDRGLVRSSNQDSVYAGPRLLALADGMGGHAAGEVASKVVIASLAPLDDDDPSDDLLAQLREAVQNGNAAIAELVQQDPDLDGMGTTLTAVLFAGSRMGVVHVGDSRAYLMRGGQFSQITRDDSFVNELLEQGRITPEEAAVHPQRSLLLKALTGHEVEPSLTVREARAHDRYLICSDGLSGMVSDETLAEAIQIPDPQACADRMIELALKGGGTDNVTVIIADVVDVDFGEDAPIVGGAAGDGSDEFHQGDSPAARARALTQPAPQPRPEVQPPEEDPKVKRRRRFRWLAGAVVVLIVLAAAAIATRYFVLSQYYVGEGPGEEVVIYRGVPGSILGIDLHSYEQGSCPPGGLCTDKLLVPALQEDARIAVKNGVKKDNLDDARKYIDDFLRPHKQLADCKPNTSSTSTSPPASSPPPASSSAAPPSTPASPNSANQPAGRDCSTPATAAPGGGN, from the coding sequence ATGACTCTCGTCCTCCGCTACGCGGCTCGCAGCGACCGGGGCCTGGTGCGTTCCAGCAACCAGGACTCCGTGTACGCCGGACCCCGCCTGCTCGCCCTCGCCGACGGCATGGGTGGTCACGCCGCCGGTGAAGTGGCCAGCAAGGTCGTCATCGCCTCGCTCGCCCCGCTCGACGACGATGACCCGAGCGACGATCTCCTCGCCCAGCTGCGCGAGGCCGTCCAGAACGGCAACGCCGCCATCGCCGAACTCGTCCAGCAGGACCCGGACCTCGACGGGATGGGCACCACCCTGACCGCCGTGCTGTTCGCCGGTTCGCGGATGGGTGTCGTGCACGTCGGCGACTCGCGGGCGTATCTGATGCGCGGCGGGCAGTTCTCGCAGATCACGCGGGACGACAGCTTCGTCAACGAACTTCTCGAACAGGGCCGGATCACGCCGGAAGAGGCCGCGGTGCACCCGCAGCGGTCGCTGCTGCTGAAGGCGCTCACCGGTCACGAGGTCGAGCCGAGCCTGACGGTGCGCGAAGCCCGCGCCCACGATCGCTACCTGATCTGCTCGGACGGCCTGTCCGGCATGGTCAGTGACGAAACGCTCGCCGAGGCGATCCAGATCCCGGATCCGCAGGCCTGTGCGGACCGGATGATCGAGCTGGCGCTCAAGGGCGGCGGCACGGACAACGTCACGGTGATCATCGCCGACGTCGTCGACGTCGACTTCGGCGAGGACGCGCCCATAGTGGGCGGCGCCGCCGGTGACGGCAGTGACGAGTTCCACCAGGGCGACTCCCCCGCCGCCAGGGCGAGGGCGCTGACCCAGCCCGCGCCGCAGCCGCGTCCCGAGGTCCAGCCACCGGAGGAGGACCCGAAGGTCAAGCGCCGGAGGCGATTTCGCTGGCTGGCGGGAGCAGTGGTCGTCCTGATCGTGCTGGCCGCGGCGGCGATCGCCACGCGGTATTTCGTGCTGAGCCAGTACTACGTCGGCGAAGGTCCCGGCGAGGAGGTCGTGATCTACCGCGGCGTCCCCGGCAGCATCCTCGGCATCGACCTGCACTCCTACGAGCAGGGCTCGTGCCCGCCGGGCGGGCTGTGCACCGACAAGCTGCTGGTGCCCGCGCTCCAGGAGGACGCGCGCATCGCGGTGAAGAACGGCGTCAAGAAGGACAACCTCGACGACGCCCGCAAGTACATCGACGACTTCCTGCGGCCGCACAAGCAGCTGGCCGACTGCAAACCGAACACCAGCTCGACTTCCACGTCGCCTCCCGCGTCGTCGCCGCCTCCGGCGTCGTCCTCGGCGGCACCCCCTTCTACCCCCGCCTCGCCGAACTCGGCGAACCAGCCAGCGGGGAGGGACTGCTCGACGCCGGCCACGGCAGCACCAGGGGGCGGTAACTGA
- a CDS encoding FHA domain-containing protein FhaB/FipA, translating to MPELVVQLTRVGFLVLLWLFVFAALRVVRSDLYAASGLRVAVPTFGRKKKENKKPRGGKSPQQLLVTHGALAGTRIALDGRPILIGRADDSTLVLDDDYASTRHARIALRGEDWYVEDLGSTNGTYLDRAKVTAPLRVPLGVPIRIGKTVIELRP from the coding sequence GTGCCAGAGCTGGTCGTTCAACTCACCAGAGTGGGCTTTCTCGTGCTGCTCTGGCTCTTCGTGTTCGCCGCGTTGCGTGTCGTCCGTTCGGATCTGTACGCGGCCTCCGGGCTGCGAGTCGCCGTCCCGACGTTCGGACGCAAGAAGAAGGAAAACAAGAAGCCGCGCGGCGGGAAGTCGCCGCAGCAGCTGCTCGTGACCCATGGCGCGCTGGCAGGCACCCGGATCGCCTTGGACGGCAGGCCGATCCTGATCGGCCGCGCCGACGACTCGACCCTGGTGCTGGACGACGACTACGCGTCGACCCGGCATGCCCGGATCGCCCTGCGCGGGGAGGATTGGTACGTGGAAGATCTGGGCTCGACGAACGGGACGTACCTCGACCGGGCTAAGGTCACGGCACCCCTCCGGGTCCCGCTCGGAGTCCCCATCCGGATCGGCAAAACGGTGATCGAGCTTCGCCCATGA